The sequence TGTGTTTGTAACGCTGGATCGGAGTGCTTGTCCCGCGTTTCCGAATGATTATTAAAATTCTTATTTAACGTATCTCGAAATGCCATTATTACATACCCCTCATTATGTATTATTATTTACTTTTTATTGTAACATGTTTTTAAAAAGAAAACGATTAATCTTATTCAGGTGGCAGGAGTCATTCCAGCAGAAGTACACATTCACTTGATACATGTTAATAAGCCTGACAGCGTATGTTCGAAATCCCACCCGGTCCTAACAAATTATATACGACTACGTATAATATGGTTTATGTAGATTAGCTGCGTAAATTATTTTGACACAATTCATGTGCTTGAAGATCACTCCTGCAACTGCTCCACGTCCGAAGGGCATGTCTGCAGGCCACTTTGTCTGTGCCTGCGTCTTCAAGTATCGCTTCGACGTCAACTTCTTGGCTCAAAGTTGCAATAAGGTTATTCAAGTAGTAGCAAGCTGAGAGATATTCTCACAGGACGAGGGGGCAATTTTAGGAGCTTTGCTAAGCAGATGAAAAAGAATCTATCAACATTACGACAATGTCAGACAGTTCTACTTGATCCATATTATTAGAAGCTACCTTCCTAGTCAGCATGATACTTCTATGGTTGTACACATATTTTCTTTGCTTGTGTTATGAAAAAGAAAAAACCGAACGGCGTCGAATGAATGATAAACCATTCGATTTTCGTTCGGTTTTTTCTTTAACTTCCACACTTCTTACCAGATAACTATTGTGCTTCTATATTTTTAATTTGAACGGCACCCATACCTCTAGGCACTTCAATCTTTTCGGTTGACTTCGCTTCTAATTGTTCTTCGATATACGCTACTGCTACATTTGGGTCAATAATGTTCCCACAAGTGTAAACGTCAATACTAGCATAACCGTGCTCAGGAAAGCTGTGAATTGTCAAATGTGATTCTGAAATAATTACCACACCACTCACACCAAAAGGTGCAAATTTATGAAAAGCAACTTCTCTCACTTCAGCACCAGCTTTTAGTGCAGCATTGACAAACGTTCGTTCCAAGGTTTCCATATCATTTAATAAATCAATATTACATTCCCATAATTCTGCAATTACGTGTCTTCCCATTGTATCCATGCAATTTATCCCCCTTCATTTCAACAGATTCTTTTAAATAATTATGCTTAAATGCCACGGGGGAAAGTTAGTCCAAAGAGGTCCTAACCCTTTAAGCATTAATCATTTGCCATTATTCAAAAGTCTTTTGTACAAGCTTAACATACACTAAGCAAACTAAGCTAGAAAACTTGTGCAAAAAGATTATATCTACTTTTGTCGATTTTAGCAAGACAAAAATAAATACTTTCTTATTTTTTACAAAACTACTTTAATAATTCCCATTTTTTCAAGATTACTTCTAGTTGTTGTCGCGACGATTCAATCGTACCACTATTATCGATGACAGCATCTGCCAGTTGTTTTTTTTGATGGATATCCATTTGACTGTTCATTCGATCTCTTGCTTGTTCTTCTGTCAACTGATTACGTTCCATTAATCGTTGCAACTGGATAGCTTCTGTTGTAAAAACAACAACATTCTTGTCTGTGAAATAAGTTAAGTCGTTTTCAAATAGAAGAGGAATGTCCATTACGACGTTCTGATAGCCTTCCCTAAGGAGCTTGTCCTTCTTATATTGCATTCGTTTTCTTACCGCTGGGTGAACAATCTCATTCAATAATTGCCTCTTTTTTTCTTCTTTAAATATAATATTTCCGAGCGCTGCACGATTTAAACATCCATCCTCAAGCAATATCTCAGTGCCAAACGCTCTGGTTATGTCCAGCAGAGCTTGCTCTCCAGGCTCTACCACTTCTCTGGAAACAATATCCGCATCAATTACCGGAATATGATAATGATTCGAAAAAAGTTGACTAATGGTTGATTTTCCTGTAGCGATATTTCCTGTTAATCCAATGATCAATTTCGTTCATCCTTTACCTTATTCTATGCTTGTCCATTCGGCAGACAGCCGCCTCACGCGGCCAATACACTAGACTACAATCATCTTCCAAATACCTATGATGACCAATAAACAGCCTGGCAAGAAAGACATTTTCTCCAAGCCTTTACTATTGGCAAAGTACTTCCCGGTGAATACTCCGAGATAAAGGCAAAAAGCTGTAATTAAGCCGACTGCTATAGGGGTAAAAATTGGAGAGGCCCCTATCAGATAAATACCTATCCCTGCCCCAAAAGAGTCTAGTGACAAAGCAACACCAATTAGAAAGGGTTCCATCCCGTTAATGTTACCAGAACGATCAATATCTGCTTCCATAGGTTTTTTTAAAATTTTAATAAGAAAGGGAATCTTTTTCGCCGATTCTTTCTGTATTAATGATGCAATTAAAAAGAGACCTACTAGCGTTAAAATAAACCCACCCGCTAATTCCATCAAGTCGATCGAAATGAAAGAAGCCAATACCGAACCAAACCCCATCGAAATCCCAAAGCATACCGCAACTGTGAACGATATTTTGATTAATTCCTTCGCAGGTAGCGTTAATCCACGCAACCCGTAAGTAAAGGCCACCAGTACGCTATCCATACTGATCGCAAATAGTAATAACGGCAACATCATGTCTCTGATTACTCCTTTTTATCAGGTCATACCTATATAGTATGGTGTAATCACAGACGTGTGAGCAGTTATAGTGGTTGCGGCTGACAGCTTGGGCAATAATGGGTACCTCGGCCATTCACTTTTATTTTTGTAATCGTGTCTTCACAATGATGACACGGTTTATCATTCTGTGCATATACATTTAATTGCTGTTGAAACATGCCAATTTGTCCTTGACTGTTTACATAGGAACGAATCGTTGTTCCACCTTGCTTGACTGCATCCTGTAAAGTAAGGACAGCAGCTTCCTTAATTTTTAATATTTGCTCGGTTGTTAAGCTAACTCCCTTCGTTAAGGGATGGATACCGGCAAGGAATAATGTTTCATCAACATAAATATTGCCTAAACCTGCAATAACCGATTGATCGAGCAATATATTCTTAATATTACGTTCGCTTTTTTGGACTTTTTCTGTAAATTTCATTAATGAGAAATCTGCTTCAAGCGGGTCTTTCGCTAATAAAAGCAATGGTTTTTTCGTTGCTTCCGTACCTTTTTCTTGCAGATGCATTGTACCAAATTTTCGTACATCTCGATAGCGCAAATCGGTACTATCTGTGAAATGAAAAATGACATGAGTATGGTCCATCACTGCTTCTTCAGCAGGATGGACACCATATTTTCCCTCCATACGGAGATGGGACACTAGTACGTACTGATCTAGATCAAATAAAAGAAATTTCCCTTTTCTTCTAATATCCCGGATGGTTTGATGTTGAATGGATTGACCAAATTGGTGACTATCATCTGGTTCCTGAATAATCTTCGGCCACATGACCTCGACTGAATCAATTGTTTTGCCAATGACTAATTGCTTTAATGTTTGTCTTATCGTTTCTACTTCAGGTAATTCCGGCATCGTTGCAACTCCTTATTTCGCATCATACCAAGTATCTCCATATTCGACATCGACTTTGAGAGGTACGCTCAATTCGAGTGCTTGCTCCATGACCTCAACAACCAGATTGGAAATAGTGTCCAGTTCCTCCTCCGGCACTTCTAAAATAAGCTCATCATGGACTTGCAACAGCAGATTCGCCTGGTATTGATCTTCTTTTAAACGTCGATCTAATTCAATCATTGCTAATTTAATAATATCAGCGGCACTTCCTTGAATTGGTGTATTCATAGCTGTTCTTTCTGCAAAGCTTCGCTGATTGAAATTACGACTTGTGATGTCAGGTAAGTATCTTCTTCTGTTCATAATCGTTGTAACATACCCTTGCTGTTTCGCTTCTTGTACAATTTCATCCATATATTCCTGTACGCCTGGATAACTTTCGAGATATCGATTAATGAAGGATTTCGCTTCTTTTCTCGTTATTCCTAAACTTTGTGATAAACCGTAATCACTGATTCCATATACTATACCGAAGTTAACGGCTTTCGCCTGGCGCCTCATATTGGAAGTTACTTCACCTTCTGAAACATGGAAGACATCCATCGCTGTTTGGGTATGGATATCTTTATCCTGTTTAAAGGCAGCTTGTAATTTCTCATCTTTGGCAATATGGGCTAACACACGCAATTCGATTTGAGAGTAATCGGCAGCGATTAACTTCCAACCTTCTTTGGAAGGAATAAAGGCTTGACGTATTTTTCTTCCCTCTTCAATCCGAATTGGTATATTTTGCAGATTGGGATCGATGGAACTGAGTCTGCCCGTCTGTGTCAATGCTTGATTAAAACGAGTGTGTATCTTATTGGAATCTTCATGAATGACTTTAAGTAAACCTGCAATATAGGTAGAATCTAATTTTTTAAGCTGACGATAATGAAGTAACTTATCAATTATCGCATGCTTTCCTTGTAACTGCTCCAATACATCTGCTGCGGTTGAATAACCTGTTTTCGTCTTCTTGATAACAGGTAATTCTAACTCCTCGAACAAAATAGGACCTAATTGCTTCGGTGAATTAATATTAAATTCTTTCCCTGCCAGTTCATAGATATCCTTCTCCAGGTGCGATAACGTCTCCTTTAACTCTTTTCCCATATCGATCAGACGTTGCTTGTCCACCTTCACACCAGTTGCTTCCATCTCGCCTAATACAAGTGCAAGTGGTAATTCTAAATCGATTAAAAGTTCTAATTGCTTGTTTTCCTGCAAAGATTCTTGCATTTGCTTTTTCAGACGGAACAGCATTGTTGTTTTTCGGACAATATGTTCTTGCAGCGCTGATTCATCATCCGGTACACCTTTTTTTGCCCCTTTACCATACACTTCTTCATCAAAGCGGATGTCTTTCTCACCAAACCGGTGACTTATTGCAGGTATATCATGATTATTTTCAGACGGATTGATTAAATAAGACGCTAATAATGTATCAAAAGCAACACCATGTATATCCATTCCGATACGATTAAGCAGCACTTTGATTTTTTTCGCATCAAACACATACTTTTTCTTGCTGTCATCACTTGCCCAATCCTTAAATGTGTCTGATTCTTCCAAGGCGTCTATCGGTAGAAAATAACTACCCTTCTCATTAACGAGGGATGCACCAAGCATTTTTTCCGTATGATAATTTTCATTAAGAATCTCGATTTCAAAAGCGTCACGTCCAGTAAAGAGATCTTCGGTTATGCTGGTCACGACTTCATAGGATATATCAGCCAATTCAGTTTGCTCTGCTTCTTCTTCACTGCCTCCATCAATCCGATTGAGTAATGACTGAAAACCAAGGTCGATGAAGAAATCTTTCACTGTTTGATCTTGATATCCTTGATAAATGGTGTCTTCTGCTGAAATCTTAATGGGAGAAGACTGATTAATGGTAACAAGCTCTTTACTCATAAATGCGGAATCTTTATTATCCGCTAATTTTTCTTTCAGCTTCTGTCCGGAAACATCTTCTAGATGCTCGTATAAGTTCTCTATCGTTTCAAACTGCTTCAATAATTTGACAGCTGTTTTTTGCCCAACTCCTGGCACACCAGGGATATTATCTGATTTGTCTCCCATCAATGCCTTCAGGTCTATAATTTGCTCAGCTGTTACTTCCATATCTTCCTTCAGTGTTTCTGGTGTGTAAGTCATGACATCACTAATACCTTTTTTCGTCAGACGAACGTCCACCTGTTTGGAAACCAGCTGCAGTAAATCCTTATCGCCGGAGATAACTTTAACTTGCCAATT is a genomic window of Gracilibacillus salinarum containing:
- the speD gene encoding adenosylmethionine decarboxylase, encoding MDTMGRHVIAELWECNIDLLNDMETLERTFVNAALKAGAEVREVAFHKFAPFGVSGVVIISESHLTIHSFPEHGYASIDVYTCGNIIDPNVAVAYIEEQLEAKSTEKIEVPRGMGAVQIKNIEAQ
- the coaE gene encoding dephospho-CoA kinase (Dephospho-CoA kinase (CoaE) performs the final step in coenzyme A biosynthesis.) — its product is MIIGLTGNIATGKSTISQLFSNHYHIPVIDADIVSREVVEPGEQALLDITRAFGTEILLEDGCLNRAALGNIIFKEEKKRQLLNEIVHPAVRKRMQYKKDKLLREGYQNVVMDIPLLFENDLTYFTDKNVVVFTTEAIQLQRLMERNQLTEEQARDRMNSQMDIHQKKQLADAVIDNSGTIESSRQQLEVILKKWELLK
- the ytaF gene encoding sporulation membrane protein YtaF; translation: MMLPLLLFAISMDSVLVAFTYGLRGLTLPAKELIKISFTVAVCFGISMGFGSVLASFISIDLMELAGGFILTLVGLFLIASLIQKESAKKIPFLIKILKKPMEADIDRSGNINGMEPFLIGVALSLDSFGAGIGIYLIGASPIFTPIAVGLITAFCLYLGVFTGKYFANSKGLEKMSFLPGCLLVIIGIWKMIVV
- the mutM gene encoding DNA-formamidopyrimidine glycosylase — its product is MPELPEVETIRQTLKQLVIGKTIDSVEVMWPKIIQEPDDSHQFGQSIQHQTIRDIRRKGKFLLFDLDQYVLVSHLRMEGKYGVHPAEEAVMDHTHVIFHFTDSTDLRYRDVRKFGTMHLQEKGTEATKKPLLLLAKDPLEADFSLMKFTEKVQKSERNIKNILLDQSVIAGLGNIYVDETLFLAGIHPLTKGVSLTTEQILKIKEAAVLTLQDAVKQGGTTIRSYVNSQGQIGMFQQQLNVYAQNDKPCHHCEDTITKIKVNGRGTHYCPSCQPQPL
- the polA gene encoding DNA polymerase I, which produces MANKLILIDGNSIAYRAFFALPLLNNDKGVFTNAVYGFTTMLLRMLEEEQPTHVLVAFDAGKTTFRHETYKEYKGGREKTPSELSEQFPLLRELLDAFQIKHYQLEKFEADDIIGTIANEAKDKNWQVKVISGDKDLLQLVSKQVDVRLTKKGISDVMTYTPETLKEDMEVTAEQIIDLKALMGDKSDNIPGVPGVGQKTAVKLLKQFETIENLYEHLEDVSGQKLKEKLADNKDSAFMSKELVTINQSSPIKISAEDTIYQGYQDQTVKDFFIDLGFQSLLNRIDGGSEEEAEQTELADISYEVVTSITEDLFTGRDAFEIEILNENYHTEKMLGASLVNEKGSYFLPIDALEESDTFKDWASDDSKKKYVFDAKKIKVLLNRIGMDIHGVAFDTLLASYLINPSENNHDIPAISHRFGEKDIRFDEEVYGKGAKKGVPDDESALQEHIVRKTTMLFRLKKQMQESLQENKQLELLIDLELPLALVLGEMEATGVKVDKQRLIDMGKELKETLSHLEKDIYELAGKEFNINSPKQLGPILFEELELPVIKKTKTGYSTAADVLEQLQGKHAIIDKLLHYRQLKKLDSTYIAGLLKVIHEDSNKIHTRFNQALTQTGRLSSIDPNLQNIPIRIEEGRKIRQAFIPSKEGWKLIAADYSQIELRVLAHIAKDEKLQAAFKQDKDIHTQTAMDVFHVSEGEVTSNMRRQAKAVNFGIVYGISDYGLSQSLGITRKEAKSFINRYLESYPGVQEYMDEIVQEAKQQGYVTTIMNRRRYLPDITSRNFNQRSFAERTAMNTPIQGSAADIIKLAMIELDRRLKEDQYQANLLLQVHDELILEVPEEELDTISNLVVEVMEQALELSVPLKVDVEYGDTWYDAK